The sequence ACCCCGACACGGATCCGCTCTTCGGTCTCTTCAAGCTGTTCGCCAAGCCTGAGGACCGCGACGAGGTCGAGCGCCGGTATCGCGAGGGGGGGATCGGCTACGGCGAGGTCAAGATCCGGCTCGGCGAGGCTCTGGTCGAAACCTTCGCGGCCGCTCGCGAACGTCGGGCCGAATGGGTCGCCCACCCCGAACGCGTCGCCGAGGTCCGCGCCGCCGGCGCCGCCAAGGCCCGCGCCACCGCCCGCAAGGTCCTCGACCGCGCCCGCTCCGCTTGCGGTCTCGGTTGAGGGCGGATGCTCCCCCTTCCTATCAATTCATCGGAGACTCATATGGGCATGCTCTTTTCCTTGGTCTGGTTCCTGCTCATCGGACTGGCCGCAGGCTGGCTCGCCGGCCAGATGACGAAGGGGCGTGATTTCGGCGCGGTGAACAACATGATCGTCGGCGTTCTGGGCGCGATCCTCGGCGGTTTCCTGTTCGGGATCCTAGGCCTGGGGGCGACGAACATCATCGGCCAGTTGCTGACCGCGACGGTCGGCGCCGTCGTCGTGCTGTTCCTTCTGAATCGGTTCGGAAAGCGACTTTGACGAGAATCGTCGCGTGACCGAAATTTAGAATTCGAATGCCGATAGTTGCCTTGTTCTCGCGACTCCGAATCCCTTAGAATTCCCGCCGGGCTCCGGAGCAACTCTCTTTCTGGAGCCTGGCTGGAAATTATCGACACGTCGTTGTGTCCTCGGGGGTCCTCTCCTCCCCGGTGATGTCGTGGGTTTAGTCTGCGCCGTTCGGTAGAGGAGTTTTTGAATGCGGGTTAATGTTCGAGGCGGAGCTGCGCGCGCTGCGGCGTTTACACTGATCGAGCTCCTGGTGGTAATCGCCATCATCGCCGTGTTGATCGCCCTGCTGCTGCCGGCTGTGCAGTCGGCGCGTGAGGCCGCCCGTCGCGCTCAGTGCGTGAATAATTTGAAGCAGATGGGCATCGCTCTGCATAACTATCATGATGTGAATGGAGCATACCCTCCTCCGCGATTGATGACGGGGAGCTGCACTTCGAAGAACCTGCCGAACGGACCGACGCCGGGTCTGGTGTTGAACACGACGGGCTTCGCTCTGATTTTGAATCAGGTTGAGCAGTCGTCGATGTACAACGCATACAATTTCAGCCAGCCTTCGGCGAACGGCGTAGGGGTCAACGGCTCGCCGAATACCACGCTGCTGGGGTCCTGCTACGCGAATTCGACGGTCGTCGGCGCGAAGATCTCGAGCTATCAGTGCCCCTCGGATGAGGAGATGCCTGTCGAGACCGACACCACGACGAACTTCTTCCGCGTCAACGCGCGGAGGAGCAATTACAAGTTCTGCACTTCTCAGTACACGGATTCCTACTGCGCTGCTTCGGCCTCGCCGAGCAATTCGATCCGCGGGATCTTCTACAGCGACCTTGCCACGAACGTCGCCGCCGTCACCGACGGCACCAGCAACACCGCGGCTGTCGCCGAGGCCCCCCAGCGGACCTACTCGACGAACTGGGGGACCTGGTGGGGCGCAGGCAGCCACACCTCGGTTCACGGCATCGCTTTCCCGCCCTCGGTCGCCGGTTACACGCGGTATCTGCCGAACGGCAAGTACGACAACGCCGCCAACACCCAGAAGCTGCTCTACGCCTGGACTCTGGGAAGCAAGCACCCCGGCGGCCTGAACATGCTCCTCGGAGACGGCAGCGTCCGGTTCATCAAGGATTCGATCAACCCCTCGACCTGGTACTCCCTGCACACCATGGCGGGCGACGAGATCATCAGCGCCGATTCGCTCTGATCGGGCTTTTGCCGACAAGGGGCCTTTTCGGAGGCCCGCCACGATCGGCCTGGATTTTAACGGGCCCCGACCGACCGCAGGCGATGACGCTCTGCGGCTTCGGTCGGGGTCGCTACGCCTTAATTAACTGATCTAGGACAGAAGACGATCATGCTAGTTAGATCATCGCGCAGGGCTTTGGTCCTGCTGGCGGCGGGGCTCGTGGGTTGCAGCGGCGGCGAGGCTCCCCGGCATTCCGTGCAGGGGACCGTAACGCTGAATGGAAAGCCCTATCCTGGCGTCGCCGTCCAGTTCGTTCCGGAACCGACGAACCTGGCGCTCGCGGAAGCCGAAGACGTGACCGGTCCGGAAGGGAACTACAAGCTGATCAACAATGGACGGGCCGGGCTTCCGACCGGAAAGTACAAGGTGATCGTCGTCGCTCGTCCGTCGGCGGAGGAAGCAGCGGCCGATCAGGCTAAGTTCGAGGACGAAGAGCAACGTCGCATGGCGATGATGTCTCTGGGAATCGATCCAGCCAAGAAGGCCGCGAAGGCCGGCAAGCCCGGTGGAGAGTTCCCTGCTGAAGTGACGCCCGGCGAGAACCAACTCGACTTCGACGTGAAAGGAAAGACGAAGTAGGTTGATGCGATCCGGTGCAACGGGAGGGGTGGGACGAATCGCCTTGGAATCAGGGCGAACGTAGGTTACCGTCAAGGGTGACCCTTTCACCACTCCTCTCGCACGCACCGAAAGGACGCATCGCATGTTCGTTCGCCGTTCGCGACGCGCCGTCCTGTGTTTTGTGGTTTTGCTCGCGGCTCTCCCGTCCGTCCGCGCGGGGAGCCGGACGATCGCCCGCTGCGGCGAGGGTTTTCTTGAGGATGTGGACGGGTATCGGGTGCTCCACGTCAAGGGAACGCCCTACCAGATGGGCTTTCAGCAGGGGACGCTCCTTCGCGAGGACATCCGCGAGAACGTCCGCTACCTCTTCGACGTGAAGGGGAAGGAGCTGAAGGTCGAAGTCGCCGGACTCAACCTGCTCAATCCCAGGCGGGTCATCGGCGGGATCGCCGCTCGGCAGAAGAAGTACGTTCCGGAGCGGTTTTTCGAGGAGATGCAGGGGGTCGCCGACGGCGCGGGGCTGCCCGTGCAGGAGGTGATCGACGCCAACTTCATTCCCGAATTGTTCCATTGCTCCGGATTCGCCCTAGGACGCTCGACGACGAAGGACGGCCGGGTCTACCACGGCCGGGTCCTCGACTACGGTTGCGACTGGCGGCTCCAGGAACACGCGATTCTGACCGTCGCCGAACCGGAAGGTCGGACGCCGTTTGTGAACGTGACGTACGCCGGCTTCGTCGGCTCGGTCACGGGGATGAACGCGGAGAAGGTTTCGATCGGCGAGATGGGGGGCAAGGGCCTGGGCCACTGGGACGGCGTGCCGATGTCGTTCCTGATGCGCATGGTTCTGGAGGATGCGAAGTCGCTGGACGACGCCGTGGCGATCTTCCGCGACAATCCTCGGACGTGTGAATATTACTTCGTCGTCGCCGACGGCGAGACGGGGAAGGCCGTTGGGATGGAGGCGTCCTGGGACGCCTTCACCCTGATCGCGATGGGCGAGTCGCATCCCAAGCTGCCCGAGCCGATCGCCGACGCCGTCGTCCTCTCGGCGGGGGACCGTTACGTCGAACTGGCGAAGCGTGTGAAGGAGGGCCGGGGAGGCTTCGATGCGGACTCGGCCCGCAAACTGATGGATCGCCCCGTGGCGATGAAGTCGAACCTCCACAACGTCCTCTTCGAGACGGATACCGGCCGATTCTGGGTGGCGAACGCCGCCAAGGACGGCAGTCCCGCAGCCGAGCAGCCATACCATGCGTTCGACCTGCGTTCTCTGCTGTCGAACCGACCCGACGCTTCGGCGCCGGCCCTTGAAGCGCCCCGTCGGGCCGCCCGCGCTGCCGAGCGCGAGCCCGCCGAGGTGCGATGACGCCTCCCCCCGGCCAGCGCGATTACAGCGGCGTGCGGCTGTCGCGGCACGCCCTGGAGCGCTTCGTCGAGCGGTTCGGCGTCGAACCCGAGGCCGCCGAGGAACGATTGCGGGGGGCCCTGCGTCGGACCCGGCGACTCGGCCGCAACCCGGCCAACAGTGCGATCGCCGTCGTGGCGTTGCACGAGGCCCGCACTCTGGTCGCCATTCTTCAGGAAGGGGCGTGTCTGACCGTTCTGACCTGGAACCAGTTCGAGCCTCGGCTTTCGGAGTTCGGCCGGGCCCGCGTTCCCCGGAAGTGGGGCCGAGCCCTCGGCCGACTGGCCGCGCCCATCGAGCCTCCTCGTCCCGAAGCCGAGCCCGACGTCTGACGCCGGGGCCGGTCGGTCTTCAATCGTCAGTCCATCAAGCCCTCTTCGACGGGCTTCTCGTATCCGAGGCTGCGGAGGACTTCCAGGACCTCGCTCCACGTTGGGAACATCCGGCCGCTTCGTTGCTTGTAGGCGTTCATGGCGAGCATGAATTCCATCTCGGCCTCGCTGTAGTCGCGCTCGCAGGTGGTCGGGTCCACGAACCGCCGCCGGCCGCTGGCGTGACGGGCGACGGCCGCACGAGTGGCTTGCTCGCTGGCCCGGCGGTTCAGCCACTCAGCACCACCCTCGGGGGGGGGCGTCGGATCCTTCGGCTTGGGCTGGGTCATGATGGGGCTCTTCGTCGCCGCAGTGGGGGTCGCCTGGGGTCGTCCGGTGGGCTCGTACATTCCTGGGTCGCTCCTCATGGTTCGTGGCCGTGCGGGGCTTGCCGCGGGCGGCACATGGGGAATCTAAAGCGCCCGGAAGTCGAGTTGGTACAATCGATGTAGTTTTTTCAGGCCTCGCCGGCGTCTCGCGGGGAGGAAAATCCGCGAATCCGGCCTCGCGTCACAAGGTTCTGCGGTGTAGGTATAAAATAGATCGGAGCGTCGCCGATTCCATCGGCATCATGGATGACACCCTGCGCAAGGTCAGGAACTCTCTTATGCCGGAACTCGACGTCGAAACGATCGTGGATCAGCTGACTCACATCGGTCTGATCAGCCGCGATCAGTTTATTGAAGCGCGGATGGAGGCCGAGGACGGCTCGCCCGAGGCCCTCGTCCGATACTGCCTGCGCCGTAGCTGGATCACAAGCTGGCAGCTCGAACGGATGAAGAAGGGGGACGTCACCCATTTCTTCTTCGGCCCCTATCGAGCGCTCTTCCATCTCGCGGAGGGGACGTTCGCGCGAGTCTACCGCGGCGAGCGGACGAACACGGGCGAGGCTGTCGCGATCAAGGTCTTGCGGGGCCGATTCGCCGCCGATCCGGAGGCAGTGGCCGCCTTCCGCAAAGAGGCTGAGGCCGGCATGCGGCTGCAGCACGACAATATCGTCCGCGTGCTCGACTACGGCGATCAGGACGACAAGCATTTCATCATCATGGAGTACGTGGAGGGGATGAACCTTCGCGAACTCCTGCGCCTCCGCCACAACCTGCGGGGCAAAGAGGCCCTGCCGTTGATGATCAACCTGGCCGCGGGGCTCGCCTACGCCCACGGCAACGGCGTCGGCCACCGCGACATCAAGGGGACCAACATCCTGGTCTCCAATTCGGGCGTCGCGAAGCTCGTGGACTTCGGTCTGGCGAACATCGACGAGGACGGCAAGGTCGGGCGGAGCCAGCGGACGATCGACTACTCGGCGCTGGAACGCTCGTGCGGCAGCCCGAAGGGGGATCATCGCTCCGACATTTACTTCCTGGGCTGCGTCTTCTATTACATGCTCACGGGGCAGGTCCCGCTGGAGGACTCTGAGAGCAAGGACCCGCTCAAGAAGATGCTCAAGCGGTCGTTCAGCATCATCCGTCCCATCTCCGAGCATCGCAACGCCCCTGATCCGGCGCTGGCGCAGATCGTCGAGAAGATGATGAAGATGGACCTCCGCTCCCGTTACCAGACCATCAACCAGGTTCTCGCCGACCTGGAAGCCTTCCGCGACGGCAAGCTCGGGACTGACGCCCCCATCTCCGACGACGAGTTGGAGATCGATCCCGAGATCGGCAGCGCCCTCTTCCGCAATCCTTTCATCTCGACCGATCCCGAGGCTCCTGAGAACCGCGCCGCCGCCGAGGAAGCAGCCCTGGCCCTCGATCTTGAGCACTTCGAGTCGCAGCCCGACGAAGCCGATCTCGACGCTCTGCTGGGGACCCCGCCGGTCGAAGCCGAACCTGAGCCCGTGGCGGTCGTCGAGCCTGCTCCCGCGCCCCCCGCTCCCGAGCCCCACGCGGCCGCCCCGCCGACGCTGCTCTGCGTTGAGCCTCTGACCGAGATTCAGGACGTCCTGCGGAAGAGCCTGACGCGCCGGGGCTATCGCATTCTCATGATCGCCGACGCGGAACGCGCGGCCGAGCGTTACGGTGAGGAGCCGGCGGACGCGGTGCTCTTCGACGTCGACGGCCTGGGCCCCCAGGCCCTGTCTCACCTGGAAGCGATGCGTGATCGGGCCAAGGCGGCCTCGGTGCCGTTCCGCGTCCTGGTCCTCCTGGGACCCCGGCAGGGCGCACTCCAGGAGAAGCTGCCGTCGGCCGATCAGCTAGCCGTCCTCTCCAAGCCTCTGAAGCTCAAGGACGTCCTGGAGGCGCTCGACCGCCTCGCGCCGGTGGTCTGAATCGGCGATCAGGTCGATCCGGGAGAATCTCGCCGTCGTTCGGGCAGCCTCTGGCTTTGGGATCTTGCGCGCGCTATGGTGGGCCTCGTCGCCTGCCACGCCCCCACTCGGGGGCTCGCCCGCCGGTTTCACCCACCTGGAGACCCGCCGATGTCGCAGCAGCCGGTCATGGATCGTCGCGCGTTCTTGTATGGGACCTCGCTCGCGGGGTTCGGGATCTTCTGTCAGGGCCGCAACGGCCGCGCGGCCGGCGTCGGGCCGAACGACGTGATCCAGGTCGCCGGCATCGGCGTCGGCGGTAAGGGGAGCAGCGATATCGACCACGCCGGCAACCACGGCAAGGTCGTCGCCATCTGCGATGTCTCTGATAAGACGCTCAAGAGCAAGGCTGAGAAATTCAAGGAAGCCAAGACCTTCCACGACTTCCGCGAACTGCTGGCGACGATGGGCGACAAGATCGACGCCGTGACCGTCTCCACGGCCGACCACGCCCACGCCCAGGCGTCTGTGGCCGCGATGCGGCTGGGCAAGCACGTCTACTGCCAGAAGCCCCTGACGCACACCGTCTGGGAAGCCCGCCTGATGCGCGAGACCGCCAAGAAGTACGGCGTCTGCACCCAGATGGGCAACCAGGGAGGGGCCACCGAGGGCCTCCGACAGAGCGTCGAGATCCTTCAAGCCGGCGTGCTCGGCGACGTGACCGACGTCCACGTCTGGACCGACCGCCCCAGCAAGTACTGGAAGCAGGCCCCGGACATCACCGCCCGTCCCCAGGGGTCGTTCGAGCCCCCCACCGGCTTGCACTGGGACCTCTTCCTCGCCGGCGCTCCGGAACGCCCCTTCGCCCCGGTCTACACCCCGATGCTCTGGCGCGGCTGGTGGGACTTCGGCACCGGCGTCATGGGGGACATGGGCTGCCACAACACCAACGTCCCGTTCCACGGCCTGGACCTCGGTCTCCCGGTGCGGGTCTCGGCCAAGAGCGGCGAAATCAACCCCGAGACCTTCCCCGCCTGGGCCACGGTCGTCTACGAGTTCCCCGCCCGCGGCAAACGGCCGCCGGTCAAGCTGACCTGGTATGAAGGCGCCAAGGACGGGAAGCCCAACCGGCCGTCCTCCGATCTGTTCCCTGAAGGGTACAAGATGGAGGACAACGGCTGGCTTTGCATCGGCTCGAACGGAACGATGTGTTCTGCCAGGGGCGAGTCGGTCGGTCGTCAACTGTGGCCCGTCGAGAAGTTCAAGGACTTCAAGGCCCCCGAGCCGTTCATTCCTCGCATCCAGGGAGCCGGCGCCAACAACGACGACAACCACAAGCTTGAGTGGTTCCAGGCCATCCGCGCCGGCAAGCCGGAGATGCCGTTCTCGAACTTCGCTTTCGCCGCCGTCCAGACCGAGGCTCTGCTGGTCGGCAACATCGCCATGCGGACCGGTGAAGCCGTCGACTACGATGGCGTCAGCGGCCGGATCACCAACAGCTCCGCCGCTCAGGAGCTTGTGAAGGGGACCTATCGCAAGGGCTGGGAACTCTGACGAGCGAACCGGTCGTGCGGCGCGGGTGTCGAATTCCAGAACGTTCTCGGTCGATCCGTCGCGCCGCACCCCGGAGACTCGCATGTCCCTGGATGATTCCCTGGCTCTGGCGCGGTTCCCTCGCGCCTCAAGGTACAGCCCGGAATGGATGCTTGCCGGCTTCTCCGGCGCAGCCAACCCGCTCTGGCTGGCGGAGTGGCTGACGGAGGCTCTTGACCTCCGACCCGGCATGAGGGTGCTCGACCTGAGCTGTGGTCGGGCTCTCTCCTCGATCTTCCTGCATCGCGAGTTCGGCGTGCAGGTTTGGGCCGTCGACCTCTGGTTCAGCGCCTCGGAGAATCTCCGCCGAATCCAGGCGGCTGGCGCCGAGGACGCTGTGTTCCCGATCCACGCCGACGCCCGCAATCTGCCATTCGCCGCCGAGTTTTTCGATGCGATCGTGTCGATCGACTCGTTCTTCTATTACGGGACCGACGACCTCTACCTGAACGAGATCGCGCGGTTCGTGAAGCCTGGCGGGCCGCTGGCGATCGCGGGCGCCGGCCTGATGCACGAGTTCGACGACGGAACGCCCCCGGAACATCTCCGCGAATGGTGGGAGCAAGACAAGCCCTGGTGCCTCCACTCGGCCGCCTGGTGGCGTCGGCACTGGGGGCGGACCGGAATCCTCGATGTCGAAACGGCCGATGAGCTGGAGGGCGGCTGGCGATACTGGCGAGCCTGGGTCGAAGCCGTCGCGCCGGACAACGCAGTCGAACTGGCGGCGCTCGGCGCTGATCGGGGGCGAACGCTTGGCTACTTCCGAACCGTAGGCCGGCGTCGGGCGGATGCGTTGCTCACCGAGCCGATCACGTCCGTTGCCATGCCCTACATCGAGAAACCGAT comes from Paludisphaera rhizosphaerae and encodes:
- a CDS encoding Gfo/Idh/MocA family protein, which translates into the protein MSQQPVMDRRAFLYGTSLAGFGIFCQGRNGRAAGVGPNDVIQVAGIGVGGKGSSDIDHAGNHGKVVAICDVSDKTLKSKAEKFKEAKTFHDFRELLATMGDKIDAVTVSTADHAHAQASVAAMRLGKHVYCQKPLTHTVWEARLMRETAKKYGVCTQMGNQGGATEGLRQSVEILQAGVLGDVTDVHVWTDRPSKYWKQAPDITARPQGSFEPPTGLHWDLFLAGAPERPFAPVYTPMLWRGWWDFGTGVMGDMGCHNTNVPFHGLDLGLPVRVSAKSGEINPETFPAWATVVYEFPARGKRPPVKLTWYEGAKDGKPNRPSSDLFPEGYKMEDNGWLCIGSNGTMCSARGESVGRQLWPVEKFKDFKAPEPFIPRIQGAGANNDDNHKLEWFQAIRAGKPEMPFSNFAFAAVQTEALLVGNIAMRTGEAVDYDGVSGRITNSSAAQELVKGTYRKGWEL
- a CDS encoding serine/threonine-protein kinase; translated protein: MPELDVETIVDQLTHIGLISRDQFIEARMEAEDGSPEALVRYCLRRSWITSWQLERMKKGDVTHFFFGPYRALFHLAEGTFARVYRGERTNTGEAVAIKVLRGRFAADPEAVAAFRKEAEAGMRLQHDNIVRVLDYGDQDDKHFIIMEYVEGMNLRELLRLRHNLRGKEALPLMINLAAGLAYAHGNGVGHRDIKGTNILVSNSGVAKLVDFGLANIDEDGKVGRSQRTIDYSALERSCGSPKGDHRSDIYFLGCVFYYMLTGQVPLEDSESKDPLKKMLKRSFSIIRPISEHRNAPDPALAQIVEKMMKMDLRSRYQTINQVLADLEAFRDGKLGTDAPISDDELEIDPEIGSALFRNPFISTDPEAPENRAAAEEAALALDLEHFESQPDEADLDALLGTPPVEAEPEPVAVVEPAPAPPAPEPHAAAPPTLLCVEPLTEIQDVLRKSLTRRGYRILMIADAERAAERYGEEPADAVLFDVDGLGPQALSHLEAMRDRAKAASVPFRVLVLLGPRQGALQEKLPSADQLAVLSKPLKLKDVLEALDRLAPVV
- a CDS encoding carboxypeptidase-like regulatory domain-containing protein; protein product: MLVRSSRRALVLLAAGLVGCSGGEAPRHSVQGTVTLNGKPYPGVAVQFVPEPTNLALAEAEDVTGPEGNYKLINNGRAGLPTGKYKVIVVARPSAEEAAADQAKFEDEEQRRMAMMSLGIDPAKKAAKAGKPGGEFPAEVTPGENQLDFDVKGKTK
- a CDS encoding SAM-dependent methyltransferase encodes the protein MSLDDSLALARFPRASRYSPEWMLAGFSGAANPLWLAEWLTEALDLRPGMRVLDLSCGRALSSIFLHREFGVQVWAVDLWFSASENLRRIQAAGAEDAVFPIHADARNLPFAAEFFDAIVSIDSFFYYGTDDLYLNEIARFVKPGGPLAIAGAGLMHEFDDGTPPEHLREWWEQDKPWCLHSAAWWRRHWGRTGILDVETADELEGGWRYWRAWVEAVAPDNAVELAALGADRGRTLGYFRTVGRRRADALLTEPITSVAMPYIEKPMLRRS
- a CDS encoding GlsB/YeaQ/YmgE family stress response membrane protein, which translates into the protein MLFSLVWFLLIGLAAGWLAGQMTKGRDFGAVNNMIVGVLGAILGGFLFGILGLGATNIIGQLLTATVGAVVVLFLLNRFGKRL
- a CDS encoding C45 family autoproteolytic acyltransferase/hydolase, whose translation is MFVRRSRRAVLCFVVLLAALPSVRAGSRTIARCGEGFLEDVDGYRVLHVKGTPYQMGFQQGTLLREDIRENVRYLFDVKGKELKVEVAGLNLLNPRRVIGGIAARQKKYVPERFFEEMQGVADGAGLPVQEVIDANFIPELFHCSGFALGRSTTKDGRVYHGRVLDYGCDWRLQEHAILTVAEPEGRTPFVNVTYAGFVGSVTGMNAEKVSIGEMGGKGLGHWDGVPMSFLMRMVLEDAKSLDDAVAIFRDNPRTCEYYFVVADGETGKAVGMEASWDAFTLIAMGESHPKLPEPIADAVVLSAGDRYVELAKRVKEGRGGFDADSARKLMDRPVAMKSNLHNVLFETDTGRFWVANAAKDGSPAAEQPYHAFDLRSLLSNRPDASAPALEAPRRAARAAEREPAEVR
- a CDS encoding DUF1559 domain-containing protein, with the translated sequence MRVNVRGGAARAAAFTLIELLVVIAIIAVLIALLLPAVQSAREAARRAQCVNNLKQMGIALHNYHDVNGAYPPPRLMTGSCTSKNLPNGPTPGLVLNTTGFALILNQVEQSSMYNAYNFSQPSANGVGVNGSPNTTLLGSCYANSTVVGAKISSYQCPSDEEMPVETDTTTNFFRVNARRSNYKFCTSQYTDSYCAASASPSNSIRGIFYSDLATNVAAVTDGTSNTAAVAEAPQRTYSTNWGTWWGAGSHTSVHGIAFPPSVAGYTRYLPNGKYDNAANTQKLLYAWTLGSKHPGGLNMLLGDGSVRFIKDSINPSTWYSLHTMAGDEIISADSL